A genomic region of Xiphophorus couchianus chromosome 9, X_couchianus-1.0, whole genome shotgun sequence contains the following coding sequences:
- the ap1m3 gene encoding adaptor related protein complex 1 subunit mu 3: MSASAIFILDLKGKVLICRNYMGNMDMNEIDHFMPILMKREEDAEMTPLVSHGSSHFLWIKHSNLYLVAMTKKNANAALVYSFLYRIVQVFKEYFKELEEESIRDNFVTVYELMDEVMDFGFPQTTESKILQEYITQQGHKLEVGAPRPPATVTNAVSWRSEGIKYRKNEVFMDVIESVNLLVSANGSVLRSEIVGSIKLKVVLSGMPELRLGLNDKVLFELTGREKSKTVELEDVKFHQCVRLSRFENDRTISFIPPDGESELMSYRLNTTVKPLIWIESVIEKFSHSRVEIKVKARSQFKSRSTANNVSIMVPVPSDADSPKFKTSTGSAKWVPEKSAVQWNIKSFPGGKEYVMRAHFGLPSVESDELEAKRPITVDFEIPYFTVSGIQVRYLKIIEKSGYQALPWVRYITQSGDYQLRTN; this comes from the exons GTTTTGATTTGCCGTAACTACATGGGAAACATGGACATGAATGAAATTGACCACTTCATGCCCATATTGATGAAGAGGGAGGAAGATGCTGAGATGACACCGCTGGTCAGCCATGGCTCCTCACACTTCCTCTGGATCAAACACAGCAACCTTTACT TGGTAGCAATGACAAAGAAGAATGCCAACGCTGCTCTGGTGTACTCCTTTCTTTATAGAATAGTTCAG gtaTTTAAGGAGTATTTTaaagagctggaggaggaaagtATTCGTGACAACTTTGTGACAGTATATGAACTGATGGATGAAGTGATGGACTTTGGATTCCCCCAGACAACTGAGAGCAAGATCCTACAAGA GTACATTACCCAGCAGGGGCATAAGCTGGAGGTTGGGGCACCTCGACCACCTGCCACTGTCACCAATGCTGTGTCATGGCGGTCAGAGGGCATCAAGTACAGGAAGAATGAAGTCTTCATGGATGTTATAGAGTCTGTAAATCTTCTG GTGAGCGCCAATGGCAGTGTCCTGCGCAGTGAAATAGTGGGCAGCATCAAGCTAAAAGTCGTCCTTTCCGGAATGCCTGAACTCAGACTGGGACTCAATGACAAAGTGTTGTTTGAGCTCACCGGCA GAGAGAAGAGCAAGACGGTTGAGCTGGAAGATGTGAAGTTTCATCAGTGCGTCCGTCTGTCGCGCTTCGAGAACGACCGGACCATCTCTTTCATCCCCCCCGATGGCGAGAGCGAGCTCATGTCGTACCGCCTCAACACAACG GTGAAGCCTCTTATATGGATCGAAAGTGTTATTGAAAAGTTTTCTCACAGCCGTGTGGAGATCAAAGTGAAG GCCCGTAGTCAATTTAAAAGTCGCTCCACTGCCAACAATGTGTCCATTATGGTGCCGGTGCCCAGTGACGCTGACTCACCCAAGTTCAAGACCAGCACCGGCAGCGCCAAGTGGGTCCCTGAGAAGAGCGCAGTGCAGTGGAACATCAAATCCTTCCCT ggCGGGAAGGAGTATGTGATGCGGGCCCACTTTGGGCTGCCCAGTGTAGAGAGCGACGAGTTGGAAGCAAAGAGACCAATCACAGTTGATTTTGAGATCCCTTATTTCACAGTCTCTGGGATTCAG GTGCGCTACCTAAAGATCATAGAGAAGAGTGGCTACCAGGCGTTGCCGTGGGTGCGCTACATCACACAAAGTGGAG ATTACCAGCTCCGGACGAACTAA
- the tmem125a gene encoding transmembrane protein 125: MPELDNFPPLNEDRSPDLGLNGPADPAQIQHSILEEQVELWWFRNPGRSLLCYSVSVLLILGCGLGGVGLLSTTTSVSSEWRLGAGTALCLLALGVLLKQLLSSAVQDMNCVRSRQQIEMLKSGGLSDILVVLITGMSLLICGGVLLHLALVYHMPKPGQALNDMYISGVVLLTGGGVAVVGVGIYTVVAVLLGRTRHGRRLVDRVLNVFTVSGHMDRHARRETASSLANLI; the protein is encoded by the coding sequence ATGCCAGAGTTGGACAACTTCCCCCCACTGAATGAAGACAGAAGCCCAGATCTGGGCCTTAACGGTCCGGCGGACCCGGCCCAAATTCAGCACAGCATCCTTGAGGAGCAGGTGGAGCTGTGGTGGTTCAGAAACCCCGGGCGGTCTTTACTTTGCTACAGTGTCTCGGTGCTCCTAATCCTGGGCTGCGGACTCGGAGGCGTCGGCCTTCTCTCCACCACCACCAGCGTATCGAGCGAATGGCGGCTCGGCGCAGGAACGGCCCTGTGCCTGTTGGCCCTGGGGGTCCTGCTCAAGCAGCTGCTCAGCTCGGCCGTGCAGGACATGAACTGCGTCCGAAGTCGACAACAGATAGAAATGCTGAAAAGCGGCGGCTTGTCTGACATCTTGGTGGTTCTGATCACAGGGATGTCGCTGTTGATTTGTGGAGGGGTTCTCCTGCATTTGGCGCTGGTTTACCATATGCCGAAGCCGGGCCAAGCCCTCAATGACATGTACATCTCTGGAGTGGTTTTGCTGACGGGTGGAGGAGTCGCCGTCGTGGGCGTTGGGATATACACTGTGGTGGCTGTCCTGCTGGGGAGAACAAGGCACGGACGGAGACTTGTAGACCGAGTTCTGAATGTGTTTACCGTGTCAGGACACATGGACCGCCACGCTCGCAGAGAGACCGCCTCCAGCTTGGCCAACCTCATATGA